The Candidatus Caldatribacterium sp. genome includes a window with the following:
- the rpmE gene encoding 50S ribosomal protein L31: MKKGIHPEYQETRVICACGNTFVTKSTKFPEIRVEICAKCHPFFTGQQKLVDTTGRVEKFRSKYGDNY; the protein is encoded by the coding sequence ATGAAGAAAGGGATTCATCCAGAGTACCAGGAAACCCGGGTTATCTGCGCCTGTGGGAATACTTTTGTTACCAAATCGACGAAGTTCCCCGAAATCCGTGTCGAAATCTGTGCCAAGTGCCATCCCTTCTTCACCGGGCAGCAGAAGCTCGTTGATACCACCGGGAGGGTAGAGAAGTTCCGGAGCAAGTACGGGGACAACTACTGA